The Rhinoderma darwinii isolate aRhiDar2 chromosome 11, aRhiDar2.hap1, whole genome shotgun sequence genome window below encodes:
- the LOC142664008 gene encoding histone H2A type 1 — protein MSGRGKQGGKVRAKAKTRSSRAGLQFPVGRVHRLLRKGNYAERVGAGAPVYLAAVLEYLTAEILELAGNAARDNKKTRIIPRHLQLAVRNDEELNKLLGGVTIAQGGVLPNIQAVLLPKKTESSKSAKSK, from the coding sequence ATGTCTGGAAGAGGAAAGCAAGGAGGCAAAGTGCGGGCTAAAGCCAAGACCCGCTCCTCCCGGGCAGGACTTCAGTTTCCTGtcggtcgtgtgcacagacttCTCCGCAAGGGTAACTACGCTGAGAGGGTCGGCGCCGGCGCTCCGGTCTACCTGGCCGCTGTGCTGGAATATCTGACCGCTGAGATCCTGGAACTGGCCGGAAATGCCGCCCGGGACAACAAGAAGACCCGAATCATCCCCCGTCACCTGCAGCTGGCCGTGCGCAATGACGAGGAGCTCAACAAGCTGCTGGGTGGTGTGACCATCGCTCAGGGAGGCGTCCTGCCCAACATCCAGGCCGTTCTGCTGCCCAAGAAGACCGAGAGCAGCAAAAGCGCCAAGAGCAAGTGA
- the LOC142664009 gene encoding histone H1.5-like has translation MAETAPAAAVPPTEPAAKSKKQPKKPAAGGAKKTKKPSGPSVSELIVKAVSASKERSGVSLAALKKALAAGGYDVDKNNSRLKMALKTLVTKETLLQVKGSGASGSFKLNKKQLETKDKAVKKKPAAAAKSPKKTPAKSLTKAKRPAAAKKVAKSPKKPKPAPKKITKSPAKKAAKPKAAKSPAKKAAKSPAKKAAKSPAKKAAKSPAKKAAKSPAKNSSNSRKTVTKK, from the coding sequence ATGGCAGAGACCGCACCAGCCGCCGCTGTCCCTCCCACCGAGCCTGCCGCCAAATCCAAGAAGCAGCcgaaaaaacctgcagcagggGGCGCCAAGAAAACCAAAAAACCCTCCGGTCCCAGCGTGTCCGAGCTCATCGTGAAAGCCGTGTCCGCCTCCAAAGAGCGCAGTGGGGTGTCTCTGGCCGCCCTGAAGAAGGCTCTGGCTGCTGGAGGATACGATGTAGACAAGAACAACAGCCGCCTGAAGATGGCGCTCAAGACTCTGGTGACCAAGGAAACCCTGCTCCAGGTGAAAGGTAGCGGCGCCTCCGGCTCCTTCAAGCTGAACAAGAAGCAGCTGGAGACTAAGGACAAAGCGGTCAAGAAGAAGCCGGCGGCTGCTGCCAAATCCCCGAAGAAGACTCCGGCCAAGAGCCTGACAAAGGCCAAGAGGCCTGCCGCTGCCAAGAAGGTGGCGAAGAGCCCCAAAAAGCCAAAACCTGCCCCCAAGAAAATAACAAAGAGCCCAGCAAAGAAGGCGGCCAAGcccaaagctgccaagagtccggctaagaaagctgccaagagtccggctaagaaagctgccaagagtccggctaagaaagctgccaagagtccggctaagaaagctgccaagagtccggctaagaattCGTCTAATTCCAGGAAGACCGTGACGAAGAAATAA
- the LOC142663023 gene encoding histone H3, which translates to MARTKQTARKSTGGKAPRKQLATKAARKSAPATGGVKKPHRYRPGTVALREIRRYQKSTELLIRKLPFQRLVREIAQDFKTDLRFQSSAVMALQEASEAYLVGLFEDTNLCAIHAKRVTIMPKDIQLARRIRGERA; encoded by the coding sequence ATGGCCAGAACAAAGCAGACTGCGCGTAAATCCACCGGCGGGAAAGCGCCCCGCAAGCAGCTGGCTACTAAAGCTGCACGGAAGAGCGCTCCCGCTACCGGCGGAGTGAAGAAGCCTCATCGTTACCGCCCGGGCACAGTCGCTCTCCGTGAAATCCGCCGCTACCAGAAGTCCACCGAGCTTCTTATCCGTAAGCTGCCTTTCCAGCGCCTGGTGCGAGAGATCGCTCAGGACTTCAAGACCGATCTGCGCTTCCAGAGCTCAGCAGTCATGGCTCTGCAGGAGGCCAGCGAGGCTTATCTGGTCGGACTGTTTGAGGATACCAACCTGTGTGCCATCCACGCCAAGAGGGTCACCATCATGCCCAAAGACATTCAACTGGCCCGCAGGATCCGTGGGGAGAGGGCTTAG